In Celeribacter baekdonensis, the genomic stretch ATTCCGAGGAAAAGACGGAACCGTGTACAGCGATGGCGTTCGCCAATCGTTGCGTGAGGCGGGGATTTTCAAATGCTGAGATGGCCTCGTTTGGATCATTTATGTGGTCAGCCAAATGGTCGCGGCGTGAAGTCCATCGACAATTCGCAGATATCGTACCCTATCTCAAACCGGCTGCGGTCGGTGAATCTCAAGAGGCATTGGAAGCACGCGTGGAGTCCGCTTCTGAAAGCGAACTAAATAATCGAGATCTGGACGACCTCATCTAACCAGCAAGATTGGACGGCTCGACAACTTCCAGCTCCGGCAGATCCCGCAGGCTCTGCAGATCGAAGGTCACCAGGAAGGTCTCCGTGGTTACGAAGGTATGCGGCGCGCCCGGCCGCGGCGAGCGCGGTCCGCTGGCGATCAGGTCCTTGTAGCGCAGCCGGGCCAACAGGTCGCGGCTGACCTCCTTGCCGAAGATGTCGGCCAGGCCCGCCCGGTCGATCGGCTGATGATAGGCGATGGCGCAAAGTACACCCATCTCCATCTCGGTGAAGGTCAACGACTGCTCGCCAAGATCGGCCGCCGCCTTGATCGCGTCCGCGAACTGCGTCCTCGTTCGGAACATCCAACCGCCGGCCACCTGCGCGAGTTCGTAGGGACGACCGGTCAGCTCGGCCTGGATGTCGTCGATCACCATCTCGACCGAGGCTCCCTGCCCCACCACGCGGGCCAGCTCGTCGCGGCCGACCGGCGACGCACTGGCGAAGAGCACCGCCTCGACCCGACCCATCCATTCGCGCCAGCGGAGCTCCTGCGGGAGGTCGTCGAGCTCCCGGTCAAAGACAGCGCCGCCCTCCTCCGCCGGTTTCCGTTTCCTGGTCGTGGTCGTCATGATGCGATCCCGTAGAGCCGGAAGGTCGGTCGTCCAGTCAGTTCCCGCGCAACTCCGAGCTCGACCAGCCGGTCGCAAAACCGCCGCGCGGCGCGGTCAGTCATGGGGATCGAGGTGCCGCGAATGCAAGGAGACAGCATCGACGCAGGCGCCACGGCATCCTCGGTCAGGAACAGCGCGACCGCCGCGTCCGACCCTTTGGCCCGTAGCTTCGGCGCAACGGCGCGAAGGGTCTCGGCGCGTCGGGCCAGATCCCGCGCCACCCGGATCGACTCTTCGATAGCCTCGAGGACCCGCACCTCGACTGCCAGATCGGCCCCCTGCCCTTCTGCAGTCAGGTCGCGCAGAACGGCCTTTGTCAAACGCTGCGCAGTCACGGGCAGCACCTGCTTCCAGTTCAGCGCCCGCGCAAGGACGACGTCCGAGAACAGGCAGGCGGTGCGCTCTGCCCGGTCGTCGGCCTCGAGCACGGCGCCCAGGGCTGCGACGCAACCCGACAACGGACCATGGGTCCGTGCGCGTTCCAATCCCACGTCAAGCCAGACACCCACCTCGCCCGCATACTCCGCTCCAACCAAGTCAGCGATCTCACCCGGGCGCGCCCGCAAACTCTCGCGCCAGAACACCAGAAGATCGCCGTCGGGCCCCCGCGCCTCGCCGGGTAGCGTCAGATGGTAGGCGTCGCGGATATCGGCCTCCCGCGCCAGGCGACCTTCCAGTTTCGAGGTGGCGGTTGCGGCTCTCAGCGCCAGTCGATTGGCGAGCAGCTTCACCGGCACGCCATACCGCGGATCGGAAACCAGCTGATCGAGCACCGTCAGCGCGGCTCCCGACCGAAAGGCCACAGTTTCAAGGGTTTCGACACGACCGGAGGTGACCCAGCCGGGTAGCTGCGGTAGGGTGCTCAGGTCGTCAGAGATGGTGGCGGGCTGATATGTCATGCTACTACACTAGTCTCGCGCGGCGCTTTCGTCCACAATATGATGTGCAAACCGCCCCACCTTATATCTCTCCCTCATGTCCAATAAGTTTGCATTATCAGACATAGATGGAAATGGCCGGAAACGCATGCCGCAACGCCCAAAAAACACCCCGGATGTCGGATGGCCGGAATTCATGAGATTCAAGCACTTCCCTGAAAAGCGAGTCGGGGTTCATGAGATTCTGTACCGGTATTTATGAGACTGGATGGTGCGGTATTTGTGAGACTGGCGCTGTCTCGCGGCTTTTTCGGCAGACTGGCGTGCGCTCTCGTCGCGCTCAGCGCGCCAGAACCGGGCCGAGATGCGTCGCCTCAACGAGAGTGGCCATGATCGGAGCGCTTCCCGGACCCGTCCCTGCCCTTCCGCGTCGCTCATGAGCTTGATTGAGATCGCCCATTTGACCGGATCCTCGATGATCCGGTCGATGCCAACCGTCAGCGCGAAGGCCTGTAACAGCGAGCCCTGCGCCAGGGCGTGGAGACCGGGGCGCACCGGCTTGGTAAGGACTGGCGCCACCTGATCGTATTCGGGAACGACGACCGTCAGCGCCTGCCGGAGGATCGGCGTGGTGAGGAAATCATGGTAGTCCCGCCGGGTCTGGAGCGACATCCGCGGTTGCTCGTCGACATTCGGCGGCGAGGCCCGGCGATGCCGCGCCGTCAGAACCTGAAGCACTTCGGGCGCTTCCAGGTCTCCCTGCCCCGCGCTGCGCGCCCAGGCATCCAGATACGCGGCACCGGCCTCGGCATGCCCTTCAAGTTTCTTAAAGCAATCCGCACCGAACCGGTCGGACAGGGTCTCGCCGGTCGCGTCCCGAAACTCCACAGCATGCACCGGGCAACTGAATCGCCACGGCAGCGCGGCGGATTTGCGATGCAGCTCTTCGGGACAGAGCGGACACGTATGCCGGTTCTTCCGCGCGATCATCATGCGCGCCGCAGACCCCAACTCCCGGAAGGTCATGGCCTGCACGGTCTCAGGCGAAAGGCCGGTCCAAGCCGCGATCAGAGCCCCCTGCCCTTCCGAAAGACGCCATTCCAGGTCGAACACGTCGTGCCCCTTCAGGCCAAGCGCTGCAACGAATTCCGAAACCGTCATGGCGTAGAACGGGGCCATGCGCGCGGCCCAGGAAGACAGTCGTTCGTCGACCTCGGGGGCGTAAACAACCGGCAGGCGCCCGCACCCCGTCACACCGGCTCTCCCAGGACCGCCTGCAACCGGTCGCCACCCAGAATATCGCGCGAGAGGATGCGTTCCTCGCCGCTTTCGATGGCGGCGATCGCCAGCTGCGACAGGATCGAAAAGATGCCCGAGGTGATGCCGCCAGTCACCTTGATGATCCGCGCGAGCGCGTGTCCGTCGATCTGGCTTTGGCGCCGAAGCGGCAGCGTGCGCGTGAGCGTGCTCATCAGCCCGTTCAGATCCTCGCCCTCCCGCCAGGGCGGCAATGCGAAGGCCTCGAAGCGACGCACCAGCTGATCATCGGTGCGCAGCGCGTTGCGGGCCTGTGCGGTGCCGACGCAAACCAGCGGGATGCGCAGCTCGTTGCCCAGAAAGCGCAGCATGTTCAGGAATCGCGCCTGTTCGCGGATCGTGCCCGCCTGCAGGCTGTGGATCTCGTCAATCACCAGCATCCCCGGGCGCAATTCGGCGAGCAGTCGCAAGGCCAGACTCTCAAGTACAGATAGTGTCGCCCGCGGCGGCTCGGGGGCTCCAATCGCCGCCAGGATCCGGCGGTAGAAGCGCGACTCGTCGGGCCCCGAGACCATCTGCACCGCAACGACCGGCATATGCAGCCGTCCACTGGCTTCGTCGAAGCTCGACGCGTGATCGCGGGTGAACTTCTCGATGATCATCGTCTTGCCCATGCCGCTGTCACCGACAATGAGCAGGTTCGGCATGCGGGCGCGCTCGGGAAACGACATCAGCGTTTCCAGCTTCTCCAAGGCCGCCTCGGCCCTGGGATAGGAGACCCAGCGGTCGGCGCGAATCCGGTGAATGCGCTCGTCGGCGCTGAGCGCGGCGATCTTGCCGGCTCCCGGGTAGAGATGCGGGAACTCAGTCATCGTCGTACCATTCCTCGACCTTGAAGCCGGGATGGCTGAGGAACGGGCTCCCCTCCCCTTCCAGCGCGGGCAAGGCATCTCGCGCGGCGTCATCCGGTGTCACGTCGATCATGCGCCGGGGTGCCAGATGCGCCCGCCGCGCCTGATGACGCCGCGTGGCCTTGGTCTGCCGTACCGCGGTGTCGACGAGGTCGCGCTGCGCCTCGATCGTCCTGAAAATCAACTCCTCGTCCACAGAATGACGTCCAGCCTCGCGCAGGGCCCGCCGCGCCGCGCGGTGCTCCCAGAGCGTGATCGCAGGCCGTGTCAGATCAGCAGGTCGGGCTTCGATGATCCCACTCTCTGTCAGCACGAAGATGCGCGAGAGATCGCGCGGATCGTATTTGAGCGTGAACTTGCGGCTTTCCCGGCCCATCAGCCAACGCAACTCGTCCGCCCAGTAGCGGATGTGGAAGAGATGCAGGCCGTCGCGCTGCAAAACCCGCTGCTCAGACGGCAGAAAATCGACCAAGAACTGGCGCAGATCGGCGGGTATACGGAGTCTGACTTCGTCCACCCGTGTTGCCCAGGCCGCCGAGGGCGTGATTTCCAACGCGCTATGCACCCGCGCGTGGTAGGAGCCGGTGATTTCCAGCGCCAGCCAGGTTTCCAGCTCGCGCAAGGTCATCACCGCCTCGGCTTCGGCATCGAGATCGCCGCGCTCGAAGATGTTCGAGAAATGCGAGCCCGGCAGCAGGTGAATCGCGCCCATCATCGTGCCGATCAGCCGCTCGATATGCCCGCCATAGCGCGGCGTGCCGGGCGGACGGTACTGCAGGTCGATCTGGTATTCGGAACAGGCAAGCTGAAAAGCCCGGGCATGGAACTCCGCGCCATTGTCCACATAAATCGCGGTCGGGATGCCCCGCGCCAGCCACTCCGTGCTGATCCCGCACGCCGTCAGCCAGTGCATTTTCTCCATCACCGCATGGGTCAGGCAGAGGGCGACGGAGAGCAGCGAGGGCGGTTCCAGGGACAAGTGGAAGCCCAGAACCATGCGGGTATTCACGTCGATCGCGACCGTCAGCGTTGGCCGACCGAGCGGGCGTCGTGTCACCGGATCTACCACTGTCACGTCAGCCTTGGTGTGGTCGATCTGGACGATATCCAGCGGATCGTTGGCGACCAGCCCCCCAGGCGTGGCCAGATAGCGCCGGTCGGCCTTGTCCTTGCCCTCTCGCCGGGCCATCAGCTTAGCCTGGTCATGTTGCTCCAGCCAGCGCCCCAGACGACGGATCGAGGGCGGTGCCAGCCCTTGAGCCCGACAATCGGCGGCGACCTCCCGCCAGAACCGCGTTCTGGTAGGTTTGCGGCGGGTGGCATAAAGCCCCTTGAAGTGGCGGGACACGATTTCTTCCACCGCCGGGTCCAGCGGCTGCATGCCAGGTTTGGGGCCCCGGGTGTCCGGCAGAAGTGCACTGGTCCGCCCGTCCTCGCGGAACTGCTTCACCAGACGAAAAAGCGTGGATCGGCTGACATTTAGCTGACGTATGGCCCAGTCGACATTGCCCTGAGTCAGCTGGGCCGGCAGCTCCGCGAGCACCCGGGCGCGAAACTCCGCCTCTTCCCAATCCTTGTCAGCTGGAAAATTATCGGACATAACTTACTCAGTGCATGGATGCCGGATAGTCTCACCAATGGTGATTCAAATCGGCGTCCAGTCTCACATACCTTGAATCGGTTTCAGAAATGCGACACAGGCAAGCTATTGAAAACACATGGAACGCAGTCTCAAGAATTCCGGCAGACCGACAGATTTTCTGGAAAATGCCCACAGAGGACGAAAGGTCGACGTCATCAAACTCTGGTGCGTTTAGTATCGCTCAGAACGGCGACAGCGATCAAGAGAAAAGCGACAGCATCGCGCTGCCCTCCCATGTCGCGGGGTCCGGCAGCCTTGATCGCCTGGTCGACACCGCCCGCGACTATGCCCGCGCTGCAGCGTCCGACAACACGTTGACAGCCTACGCGAAGGATTGGGCGCATTTCACGCGCTGGTGCCGGATGAAAGGCATCGAGCCTCTACCGCCGTCTCCCGAGATGATCGGGCTTTACCTCGCGGATCTGGCCGCTGGGTCAGGCCCCTCCCCTTCGCAGTCGGCGTCCCGACCCCTATCAGTCAGCACCATCGACCGCCGCCTCTCAGGCCTTGCGTGGAACTATGCGCAACGCGGCTTCACCCTCGAGCGCAAGAACCGTCACATCGCGACAGTGCTGGCCGGGATCAAGCGCAAGCACGCGCGTCCACCGGTGCAGAAGGAAGCGATCCTGGCCGAGGACATTCTCGCCATGATCGCCACCCTGCCCTACGACCTGCGCGGGCTGCGGGATCGGGCGATTCTACTCATCGGCTATGCTGGCGGGCTGCGCCGGTCCGAGATCGTCAGCCTCGACGTTCACAAGGACGACACGCCGGACTCGGGCGGCTGGATCGAGACCTTCGACAAAGGCGCCCTGCTCACCCTCAATGCCAAGACTGGCTGGCGTGAGGTCGAGATTGGCCGCGGGTCAACAGATCAGACCTGCCCCGTACATGCACTGGAACAATGGCTGCACTTTGCGAAGATCGACTTCGGTCCAGTCTTTGTCGGCACCTCGCGCGATGGCAAACGGGCATCCGAAACGCGGCTGAACGACAAGCATGTGGCCCGGCTGATCAAACGCACCGTCCTAGATGCCGGCATCCGTTCCGAGCTGCCAGAAAAGGAACGCCAGGCGCTATTCTCCGGGCACAGTCTGCGCGCAGGCCTCGCCAGTTCGGCTGAAGTCGACGAGCGCTACGTCCAGAAGCATCTGGGGCACGCCTCGGCCGAGATGACTCGTCGCTACCAGCGCCACCGTGATCGGTTCCGAGTGAACCTGACCAAGGCCGCCGGTCTCTGATCGCGAGCGCCGTCACGCCGCTTGCCCACTGAGCCTGCCATAGAAGCTGCGCTCGAGGTGCAGCTCCCCTGCCCCGGCTTTTTCGACCATACCCCGCAGATAGCCGCCCGGTGAAGAAACCTCGCCCGCGCAATGCTTCTCGAAAACAAGCGCCAGCGCCGCTGTCGCCACCTGTTTGCCGAGCCGTTCCTGCGCTACGTTCCAGGCATGCTCGGACACTCCGATCATCGGCCTGAGCTGCCCGGCAACCCGATGCAGATCGCCCCAGTCCTTCAGGAATCCGCCCATATTGCGCGCCCAGGACGCAAATTCAGGACAGGCCTGCATCACAGTGGGCAGATCCAGCGCCGCACGCTTCTTGCGCA encodes the following:
- a CDS encoding TniQ family protein encodes the protein MAPFYAMTVSEFVAALGLKGHDVFDLEWRLSEGQGALIAAWTGLSPETVQAMTFRELGSAARMMIARKNRHTCPLCPEELHRKSAALPWRFSCPVHAVEFRDATGETLSDRFGADCFKKLEGHAEAGAAYLDAWARSAGQGDLEAPEVLQVLTARHRRASPPNVDEQPRMSLQTRRDYHDFLTTPILRQALTVVVPEYDQVAPVLTKPVRPGLHALAQGSLLQAFALTVGIDRIIEDPVKWAISIKLMSDAEGQGRVREALRSWPLSLRRRISARFWRAERDESARQSAEKAARQRQSHKYRTIQSHKYRYRIS
- a CDS encoding Mu transposase C-terminal domain-containing protein — protein: MSDNFPADKDWEEAEFRARVLAELPAQLTQGNVDWAIRQLNVSRSTLFRLVKQFREDGRTSALLPDTRGPKPGMQPLDPAVEEIVSRHFKGLYATRRKPTRTRFWREVAADCRAQGLAPPSIRRLGRWLEQHDQAKLMARREGKDKADRRYLATPGGLVANDPLDIVQIDHTKADVTVVDPVTRRPLGRPTLTVAIDVNTRMVLGFHLSLEPPSLLSVALCLTHAVMEKMHWLTACGISTEWLARGIPTAIYVDNGAEFHARAFQLACSEYQIDLQYRPPGTPRYGGHIERLIGTMMGAIHLLPGSHFSNIFERGDLDAEAEAVMTLRELETWLALEITGSYHARVHSALEITPSAAWATRVDEVRLRIPADLRQFLVDFLPSEQRVLQRDGLHLFHIRYWADELRWLMGRESRKFTLKYDPRDLSRIFVLTESGIIEARPADLTRPAITLWEHRAARRALREAGRHSVDEELIFRTIEAQRDLVDTAVRQTKATRRHQARRAHLAPRRMIDVTPDDAARDALPALEGEGSPFLSHPGFKVEEWYDDD
- a CDS encoding DUF1403 family protein, which produces MTYQPATISDDLSTLPQLPGWVTSGRVETLETVAFRSGAALTVLDQLVSDPRYGVPVKLLANRLALRAATATSKLEGRLAREADIRDAYHLTLPGEARGPDGDLLVFWRESLRARPGEIADLVGAEYAGEVGVWLDVGLERARTHGPLSGCVAALGAVLEADDRAERTACLFSDVVLARALNWKQVLPVTAQRLTKAVLRDLTAEGQGADLAVEVRVLEAIEESIRVARDLARRAETLRAVAPKLRAKGSDAAVALFLTEDAVAPASMLSPCIRGTSIPMTDRAARRFCDRLVELGVARELTGRPTFRLYGIAS
- a CDS encoding TniB family NTP-binding protein gives rise to the protein MTEFPHLYPGAGKIAALSADERIHRIRADRWVSYPRAEAALEKLETLMSFPERARMPNLLIVGDSGMGKTMIIEKFTRDHASSFDEASGRLHMPVVAVQMVSGPDESRFYRRILAAIGAPEPPRATLSVLESLALRLLAELRPGMLVIDEIHSLQAGTIREQARFLNMLRFLGNELRIPLVCVGTAQARNALRTDDQLVRRFEAFALPPWREGEDLNGLMSTLTRTLPLRRQSQIDGHALARIIKVTGGITSGIFSILSQLAIAAIESGEERILSRDILGGDRLQAVLGEPV
- a CDS encoding tyrosine-type recombinase/integrase translates to MPTEDERSTSSNSGAFSIAQNGDSDQEKSDSIALPSHVAGSGSLDRLVDTARDYARAAASDNTLTAYAKDWAHFTRWCRMKGIEPLPPSPEMIGLYLADLAAGSGPSPSQSASRPLSVSTIDRRLSGLAWNYAQRGFTLERKNRHIATVLAGIKRKHARPPVQKEAILAEDILAMIATLPYDLRGLRDRAILLIGYAGGLRRSEIVSLDVHKDDTPDSGGWIETFDKGALLTLNAKTGWREVEIGRGSTDQTCPVHALEQWLHFAKIDFGPVFVGTSRDGKRASETRLNDKHVARLIKRTVLDAGIRSELPEKERQALFSGHSLRAGLASSAEVDERYVQKHLGHASAEMTRRYQRHRDRFRVNLTKAAGL
- the scpB gene encoding SMC-Scp complex subunit ScpB encodes the protein MTTTTRKRKPAEEGGAVFDRELDDLPQELRWREWMGRVEAVLFASASPVGRDELARVVGQGASVEMVIDDIQAELTGRPYELAQVAGGWMFRTRTQFADAIKAAADLGEQSLTFTEMEMGVLCAIAYHQPIDRAGLADIFGKEVSRDLLARLRYKDLIASGPRSPRPGAPHTFVTTETFLVTFDLQSLRDLPELEVVEPSNLAG